From Myxococcales bacterium, the proteins below share one genomic window:
- a CDS encoding phytanoyl-CoA dioxygenase family protein, protein MPDPLRELFHLLERTPWTTSVGAPLGEDEDALPDATSALATFPTEGVGVVRGLLSRRRAEALAAALCRVEELGLPPVFVYALDAFWEPLARLVPIVEELIGPAEVLADGWAWNIPPRSGLSGWAPHRGVYEPLRQSDGRPSVVNVWIALSDVTVDTACMHVVPLTKDPGYPDALRREPFDVTHARPYPLEAGSALFWDACSLHWGGPMREGATNARTAYSLTLRARGAPGLEGLDAVESFEKLSLHERLELVAIQILRYGSLAEVPRPVVDWAGLLGALRDRHGPVKNREGEHGAGRTPV, encoded by the coding sequence ATGCCCGACCCCCTCCGCGAGCTCTTTCATCTCCTCGAGCGCACCCCGTGGACCACCTCGGTCGGCGCACCGCTCGGCGAGGACGAGGACGCGCTCCCCGACGCGACGAGCGCGCTCGCCACGTTCCCGACCGAGGGCGTAGGGGTCGTGCGAGGGCTCCTCTCTCGGCGGCGCGCGGAGGCCCTCGCGGCGGCGCTATGCCGTGTGGAGGAGCTTGGCCTGCCCCCGGTGTTCGTCTACGCGCTCGACGCGTTCTGGGAGCCGCTCGCGAGGCTCGTGCCCATCGTCGAAGAGCTCATCGGGCCCGCGGAGGTGCTCGCGGACGGGTGGGCGTGGAACATCCCCCCGCGCTCGGGCCTCTCGGGCTGGGCACCTCACCGCGGCGTCTACGAGCCTCTCCGCCAAAGCGACGGGAGGCCCTCGGTCGTGAACGTGTGGATCGCGCTGTCGGACGTGACGGTCGACACGGCCTGCATGCACGTCGTGCCGCTCACGAAGGATCCGGGCTACCCCGACGCGCTCCGGCGTGAGCCGTTCGACGTCACCCACGCGCGCCCCTACCCGCTCGAGGCCGGCTCGGCGCTCTTCTGGGACGCGTGCTCGCTCCACTGGGGCGGGCCGATGCGCGAGGGCGCCACGAACGCCCGGACCGCGTACTCGCTCACGCTCCGGGCACGCGGGGCTCCCGGCCTCGAGGGCCTCGACGCCGTCGAGAGCTTCGAAAAACTGAGTCTTCACGAGAGGTTAGAGCTCGTGGCCATCCAGATCCTCCGGTACGGCTCGCTCGCCGAAGTGCCGCGCCCCGTGGTCGATTGGGCCGGGCTCCTCGGGGCGCTGCGCGACCGCCACGGCCCGGTAAAGAACCGTGAAGGGGAGCATGGGGCGGGCCGAACCCCCGTCTGA
- a CDS encoding lasso RiPP family leader peptide-containing protein, with amino-acid sequence MSVRENSVEASKPAPKKPYAAPQLKELGNVRDLTLAGAGSVNDGLLKMAM; translated from the coding sequence ATGTCCGTCCGTGAGAATTCCGTCGAGGCGTCCAAGCCCGCGCCCAAGAAGCCGTACGCCGCTCCTCAGCTCAAAGAGCTGGGCAACGTGCGCGACCTCACCCTGGCGGGTGCCGGCAGCGTGAACGACGGGCTCCTCAAGATGGCGATGTGA
- a CDS encoding PqqD family protein codes for MKLSLSPHVFAREFQGEVVLLDLDGGAYFGLDPVAAAVWRALEQTGSLEDAVAAVCAEFDVDEARARVDVGAFVDRLVTKGIATRSA; via the coding sequence ATGAAGCTTTCTCTCTCTCCGCACGTCTTCGCCCGCGAGTTCCAGGGCGAGGTCGTGCTCCTCGACCTCGACGGGGGCGCGTATTTCGGCCTGGATCCGGTGGCGGCGGCCGTCTGGAGGGCGCTCGAGCAGACCGGCTCTCTCGAGGACGCCGTCGCCGCCGTTTGCGCCGAGTTCGACGTCGACGAGGCCCGCGCCCGCGTCGACGTGGGCGCGTTCGTCGATCGCCTCGTCACGAAGGGGATCGCGACCCGGAGCGCCTAA
- the tilS gene encoding tRNA lysidine(34) synthetase TilS codes for MSRARGPRGPRGSHAPSLTTLARRELLATLTPDEKRAGCTLLVGVSGGPDSIALLDALARVAARERDGVRLALVACGVDHGLRAEAEAELRLGAELAARHGVPWVTKRVAVRPGPNLHARAREARHAALLEAAHEASAGRAGATLVATAHHADDRAETFLMRLARGAGLYGLAVLPPREGHLVRPLVRARKADIMTHITRHGLTYASDPSNLDPRYLRAKVRAEVVPQLLALDPRLVEHVTAVCDELVALRRDGVLTPSPAGAGRRARAELDRLGPSGPRKMAVALPNGHFATYDRPAGRVVILPGPSDTPPSRERTPPVTASSAAPPPTRPPRKGP; via the coding sequence GTGAGCCGCGCTCGCGGCCCCCGCGGCCCCCGCGGCTCCCACGCCCCGTCGCTCACGACGCTCGCGCGTCGTGAGCTCCTCGCCACCCTCACGCCCGACGAGAAGCGTGCAGGATGCACGCTTCTCGTCGGCGTCAGCGGCGGCCCCGACTCCATCGCGCTCCTCGACGCGCTCGCGCGCGTGGCCGCGCGCGAGCGCGACGGGGTGCGGCTCGCGCTCGTCGCGTGCGGCGTGGACCACGGGCTCCGCGCCGAGGCGGAGGCGGAGCTCCGCCTCGGCGCGGAGCTCGCGGCGCGGCACGGGGTGCCGTGGGTCACGAAGCGCGTCGCGGTGCGCCCCGGGCCGAACCTCCACGCGCGCGCGCGGGAGGCTCGGCACGCGGCGCTGCTCGAGGCGGCCCACGAGGCGTCGGCGGGGCGCGCGGGCGCGACCTTGGTCGCGACCGCGCACCACGCCGACGACCGCGCCGAGACGTTCCTCATGAGGCTCGCCCGAGGCGCTGGGCTCTACGGCCTCGCCGTGCTCCCGCCACGTGAGGGCCACCTCGTGAGGCCGCTCGTCCGCGCGCGGAAGGCCGACATCATGACGCACATTACCCGACATGGCCTTACCTACGCGAGCGACCCGTCCAACCTCGACCCACGCTACCTCCGCGCCAAGGTCCGCGCGGAGGTGGTGCCGCAGCTGCTCGCGCTCGACCCGCGGCTCGTCGAGCACGTGACAGCGGTGTGCGACGAGCTCGTCGCCCTCCGCCGCGACGGGGTGCTCACGCCGTCCCCCGCGGGCGCGGGGCGCCGCGCGAGGGCCGAGCTCGACCGCCTCGGCCCCAGCGGGCCACGAAAAATGGCCGTAGCGCTCCCCAACGGGCACTTCGCGACCTATGATCGTCCTGCGGGCCGCGTCGTGATCCTTCCTGGGCCCTCGGACACACCTCCCTCTCGGGAGCGCACGCCCCCCGTAACCGCCTCCTCCGCCGCCCCCCCGCCCACTCGGCCTCCTCGTAAAGGCCCGTAA
- a CDS encoding triose-phosphate isomerase produces MNPKRTPLIAGNWKMHHGGTSGITLAAEVVALSKSVPHVELLVAPPFTVLAAVAHECDGSGVLLAAQNVHDKEKGAFTGEVSAAMLAEAGCTWVIVGHSERRQLFGDTDTWVNQKTAAALSAGLSPIVCVGETLEEREAGKTLDVVLAQVAAVLETLKSATRPVAIAYEPVWAIGTGKVAGPKEAEEVHAAIRAELVKAAPALGEGTRILYGGSLKPDNAEALLACPNVDGGLIGGASLDAAQFGAIARAAETLATRTPA; encoded by the coding sequence ATGAACCCGAAGCGCACCCCCCTCATCGCAGGCAACTGGAAGATGCACCACGGCGGCACGAGCGGAATCACGCTCGCCGCCGAGGTCGTCGCGCTCTCCAAGAGCGTGCCGCACGTCGAGCTCCTCGTGGCTCCCCCGTTCACCGTGCTCGCGGCGGTGGCCCACGAGTGCGACGGGAGCGGCGTGCTGCTCGCCGCCCAGAACGTGCACGACAAAGAGAAGGGCGCGTTCACGGGCGAGGTCAGTGCGGCGATGCTCGCCGAGGCGGGGTGCACGTGGGTCATCGTCGGGCACTCCGAGCGGCGTCAGCTCTTCGGCGACACCGACACGTGGGTGAACCAGAAGACGGCCGCGGCGCTCTCGGCGGGGCTCTCGCCGATCGTCTGCGTCGGAGAGACGCTCGAGGAGCGCGAGGCCGGGAAGACCCTCGACGTCGTGCTCGCGCAGGTGGCGGCCGTGCTCGAGACCTTGAAGAGCGCCACGCGCCCCGTCGCGATCGCGTACGAGCCGGTCTGGGCCATCGGTACGGGCAAGGTCGCCGGACCGAAGGAGGCCGAAGAGGTGCATGCGGCCATTCGAGCCGAGCTCGTCAAGGCCGCGCCGGCGCTCGGCGAGGGGACGAGGATTCTCTACGGCGGCTCCTTGAAACCCGACAACGCCGAGGCGCTTTTGGCCTGTCCGAACGTCGATGGCGGTCTTATCGGTGGAGCGAGCTTGGATGCCGCCCAGTTCGGTGCTATCGCCCGTGCGGCGGAGACGCTCGCCACCCGTACGCCCGCCTGA
- the secG gene encoding preprotein translocase subunit SecG: MNTFLSILHVLICLILVLLILVQQGKGGGMGAALGGGASNQVFGGRGAGNFLTRGTAVLAALFMLNCVAIAYFTTDRSLQDRQAQEKKERDKKGASGTARAKDSAAAPAPSAAPAPSGAEAPAPSAPAAPASAASPDAAK, translated from the coding sequence GTGAACACCTTCCTCAGCATCCTCCACGTCCTTATCTGCCTCATCCTCGTGCTGCTCATCCTCGTCCAGCAGGGCAAAGGAGGCGGCATGGGCGCGGCGCTCGGTGGGGGTGCATCGAACCAGGTGTTCGGCGGCCGGGGCGCGGGCAACTTCCTCACGCGCGGCACGGCCGTGCTCGCCGCGCTCTTCATGCTGAACTGCGTGGCCATCGCGTACTTCACGACCGATCGCTCCCTCCAGGACCGCCAGGCTCAGGAGAAGAAAGAGCGCGACAAGAAGGGCGCCAGCGGCACGGCGCGCGCCAAGGACTCGGCCGCCGCACCGGCACCGAGCGCCGCGCCCGCCCCCTCCGGAGCCGAGGCCCCCGCGCCGAGCGCGCCCGCGGCTCCCGCCAGCGCTGCGTCGCCCGACGCCGCCAAGTAA
- a CDS encoding phosphoglycerate kinase gives MNPLAGISSIRDLPIENKKVFVRVDFNVPLDGGKITDDSRIREALPTIKHALERGARLVLASHLGRPKPGKTEGLSLEPAGARLAELLGVEVHLPEDCIGDAPKKVVQDLRGGQVCLLENLRFHPEEEKNDEAFAQKLAELAEIYVDDAFGCVHRAHASVHGMAKLFRDRGCGFLLEKEIAALGKLVTAPDKPYVAVLGGAKVSDKIAVVDALLEQVQVLVIGGAMANTFLAAQGKNLQASKIEGDKLSLARTILEKAKAKKVELLLPTDLVVAQSLEAKEGKVVAADAVPEHHMALDIGPKSLEAFAAAFGGAKTVFWNGPMGLFEKAPFAAGTFGLAKALAASDAFTVVGGGDSAAAVHAAGGDIASKMSHISTGGGASLELIEGKKLPGIEVLRTAP, from the coding sequence ATGAATCCGCTCGCCGGCATCTCCTCCATCCGCGACCTCCCCATCGAGAACAAGAAGGTCTTCGTCCGCGTCGACTTCAACGTGCCCCTCGACGGCGGGAAGATCACCGACGACTCGCGCATCCGCGAGGCGCTGCCGACGATCAAACACGCGCTCGAGCGCGGCGCGCGCCTCGTGCTCGCGAGCCACCTCGGCCGACCGAAGCCCGGCAAGACCGAAGGCCTCTCGCTGGAGCCCGCCGGCGCCCGCCTGGCCGAGCTCCTCGGCGTCGAGGTCCACCTCCCGGAGGACTGCATCGGCGACGCCCCCAAGAAGGTCGTGCAAGACCTCCGCGGCGGTCAGGTCTGTCTGCTCGAGAACCTCCGCTTCCACCCCGAGGAAGAGAAGAACGACGAGGCCTTCGCGCAGAAGCTCGCCGAGCTCGCCGAGATCTACGTCGACGACGCCTTCGGGTGCGTCCACCGCGCCCACGCGAGCGTGCACGGGATGGCGAAGCTCTTTCGGGATCGCGGGTGCGGCTTCCTTCTCGAGAAGGAGATCGCCGCCCTCGGCAAGCTCGTGACCGCGCCCGACAAGCCCTACGTCGCCGTGCTCGGCGGCGCGAAGGTGTCCGACAAAATCGCGGTGGTCGACGCCCTCCTCGAGCAGGTGCAGGTGCTCGTCATCGGCGGGGCCATGGCGAACACCTTCCTCGCCGCCCAGGGAAAGAACCTCCAGGCCTCCAAGATCGAGGGCGACAAGCTCTCGCTCGCGCGCACGATCCTCGAGAAGGCCAAGGCGAAGAAGGTGGAGCTCTTGCTCCCGACCGACCTCGTCGTCGCCCAGAGCCTCGAGGCCAAGGAGGGCAAAGTGGTCGCGGCCGATGCCGTGCCCGAGCACCACATGGCGCTCGACATCGGCCCGAAGAGCCTCGAGGCGTTCGCCGCGGCGTTCGGCGGCGCGAAGACCGTCTTCTGGAACGGGCCGATGGGCCTCTTCGAGAAGGCCCCCTTCGCGGCCGGCACGTTCGGGCTCGCCAAGGCGCTCGCGGCCTCGGACGCCTTCACCGTGGTCGGCGGAGGGGACAGCGCGGCGGCCGTGCACGCGGCGGGCGGCGACATCGCCTCGAAGATGAGCCACATCTCGACGGGTGGCGGCGCGTCGCTCGAGCTCATCGAAGGCAAGAAGCTCCCGGGCATCGAGGTCCTCCGCACCGCCCCGTGA
- a CDS encoding 50S ribosomal protein L11 methyltransferase, protein MLAHPRVSAYTSALARAVRPGDVVVDIGTGTGYFAMVAARLGARKVYAIEGIRQACQIARATVRDNGLEGIVEVVHGLSTALELPERADVAFGDLRGRLPTFGANVASMADARARLLKPDGRLLPLRDHVHAALVESDELHEHFFGGFRDPAFDLGACRAAVAHEIHDDDKCPIRPEHLVTASARLFTVEYGVPCDVFRGDVELVALRSGFAHAIALWFDAEIDAEAGFSNAPGGKLTVYGRVVLPWDEPIALVEGERVRMSAVVRASGDDHLFSFATTTRSRRVRQTTVALTEITGVLPPSPRA, encoded by the coding sequence ATGTTGGCTCACCCCCGGGTGAGCGCGTACACCTCGGCGCTCGCGCGGGCCGTCCGTCCGGGCGACGTGGTCGTCGACATCGGCACCGGCACCGGGTACTTCGCGATGGTCGCCGCGCGCCTCGGGGCCCGCAAGGTGTACGCGATCGAGGGTATCCGGCAGGCGTGCCAAATCGCGCGGGCCACCGTGCGCGACAACGGCCTCGAGGGCATCGTCGAGGTCGTCCACGGGCTCTCGACCGCCCTCGAGCTCCCCGAGCGCGCCGACGTCGCCTTCGGGGATCTCCGCGGTCGCCTGCCGACGTTCGGGGCCAACGTCGCGTCCATGGCCGACGCACGCGCGCGCCTCTTGAAGCCCGACGGCCGCCTCTTGCCTCTCCGCGATCACGTGCACGCCGCGCTCGTCGAGTCCGACGAGCTCCACGAGCATTTCTTCGGTGGTTTTCGGGATCCGGCCTTCGACCTCGGCGCGTGCCGCGCGGCCGTCGCGCACGAGATCCACGACGACGACAAGTGCCCCATCCGCCCCGAGCACCTCGTCACGGCGTCCGCCCGGCTCTTCACCGTCGAGTACGGCGTGCCGTGCGACGTGTTCCGCGGAGACGTCGAGCTCGTCGCGCTCCGCTCCGGCTTCGCCCACGCCATCGCCCTCTGGTTCGACGCCGAGATCGACGCGGAGGCGGGCTTCTCGAACGCGCCCGGCGGCAAGCTTACGGTGTATGGGCGGGTCGTACTCCCGTGGGACGAGCCCATCGCTCTCGTCGAGGGAGAGCGCGTCCGCATGAGCGCCGTCGTCCGGGCGAGCGGCGACGATCACCTGTTCAGCTTTGCCACCACCACGAGGAGCCGCCGGGTGCGCCAGACCACGGTCGCTCTCACCGAAATCACCGGGGTTTTGCCCCCCTCGCCCCGCGCATGA
- a CDS encoding class I SAM-dependent RNA methyltransferase, producing MSRPKSPGRPVTASLEVTSIAPGGFGVAHVEHGGERRAVFVPHAAKGDRLLAEVSFGSRPARARVLEITAPSADRRPAGEIPCAHLDACGACDFMHLRAEAQGDAHVAIVRASLPAGLRDAAIERHPTGRALGARERARVHIDARRGRRPVVGMFARGTHTTLRIASCVVLDPALDRVRDLLVDILDGASGEGEAHLAMGRGPDGAPRPTVVVTFRGEPLPGAVFARAEAAVRDGRLAGISFDGAKVGHVRPTTLGADGKDLVFPAGGFAQANGETNAALANAVGAAAARLFAASTKGKSVLELYAGSGNLTVALAAALPDAPMVAIEASEDACDAMRTNLGGRGLGGRVRVVHANADDAPIPDGTRVVVLDPPRAGARAVCERLARSKVTGVVMVSCDPPTLGRDLGILDARFELVSLTVFEMFPETSHVETLAVLRARERGS from the coding sequence ATGTCCCGCCCCAAGTCCCCCGGCCGGCCTGTCACGGCGTCCCTCGAGGTCACGAGCATCGCCCCTGGGGGGTTCGGGGTGGCGCACGTGGAGCACGGAGGGGAGCGGCGCGCCGTGTTCGTGCCCCACGCGGCGAAGGGCGATCGCTTGCTCGCGGAGGTGTCGTTCGGCTCGCGGCCGGCTCGCGCGAGGGTGCTCGAGATCACGGCGCCATCGGCGGATCGGCGCCCGGCGGGCGAGATCCCGTGCGCGCACCTCGACGCCTGCGGGGCCTGTGACTTCATGCACCTCCGGGCCGAGGCCCAAGGCGACGCGCACGTCGCCATCGTGCGGGCGAGCTTGCCGGCAGGGCTCCGCGACGCGGCGATCGAGCGTCACCCCACGGGCCGCGCCCTCGGCGCGCGCGAGCGAGCGCGTGTGCACATCGACGCACGACGCGGGAGGCGCCCCGTCGTCGGCATGTTCGCCCGCGGCACCCACACGACCCTTCGCATCGCGTCGTGCGTCGTGCTCGATCCCGCCCTCGACCGCGTACGTGACCTGCTCGTCGACATTCTGGACGGCGCGTCCGGCGAGGGGGAGGCCCACCTCGCGATGGGCCGTGGGCCCGACGGCGCCCCACGCCCAACGGTCGTGGTCACGTTCCGGGGAGAGCCGCTGCCAGGCGCGGTGTTCGCGCGCGCCGAGGCGGCCGTGCGCGACGGGAGGCTCGCTGGCATCTCGTTCGACGGCGCGAAGGTCGGGCACGTCCGTCCGACGACGCTCGGCGCCGACGGGAAGGACCTCGTCTTTCCCGCGGGAGGTTTCGCGCAGGCCAACGGCGAGACGAACGCGGCGCTCGCGAACGCGGTCGGCGCTGCGGCGGCGCGCCTCTTCGCGGCGTCGACGAAGGGGAAGTCGGTGCTCGAGCTCTACGCCGGGTCGGGGAACCTCACCGTCGCCCTCGCGGCGGCGCTCCCGGACGCGCCGATGGTCGCGATCGAGGCGTCCGAGGATGCGTGCGACGCGATGCGGACGAACCTCGGGGGGCGGGGGCTCGGGGGCCGCGTTCGCGTGGTCCACGCGAACGCGGACGACGCGCCCATCCCCGACGGGACGCGGGTCGTGGTGCTCGACCCACCGCGCGCGGGCGCGCGCGCGGTGTGCGAGCGCCTCGCGCGCTCGAAGGTCACGGGGGTCGTCATGGTCTCCTGCGATCCGCCGACCCTCGGCCGCGATCTCGGGATCCTCGACGCGCGCTTCGAGCTCGTGTCGCTCACCGTGTTCGAGATGTTCCCCGAGACGAGCCACGTCGAGACCCTCGCCGTCCTCCGCGCCCGTGAGCGCGGCTCGTGA
- the gap gene encoding type I glyceraldehyde-3-phosphate dehydrogenase, producing the protein MSKKIAINGFGRIGRCVVRALHERGVGDLELVAINDLTNPATLAHLYNYDTVHGRAEQRATAGEGKLTIAGKDIKILAEKEPGKLPWKDLGVDIVFECTGLFTDKEKCQPHFDAGAKKVIVSAPAKNHDLTIVMGVNHELYDTSKHHLLSNGSCTTNCLAPVAKVLHQAFGIKQGLMTTVHSYTNDQAVLDIPHRKGDLRRARAAAQNMIPSSTGAAKALAEVVPELKGKFDGQAIRVPTMDVSVVDLSFTTEKPMSKDAIHAAIKAASKGPMKGILGYTEEPLVSSDFIGDPRSSIFDATVTQVLGDNFAKIMSWYDNEWGFSNRMIDLAQLVAAKL; encoded by the coding sequence ATGTCGAAGAAGATCGCCATCAACGGTTTCGGACGTATCGGCCGCTGCGTCGTTCGCGCCCTGCACGAGCGCGGGGTCGGAGACCTCGAGCTCGTCGCCATCAACGATTTGACCAACCCGGCCACCCTGGCGCACCTCTACAACTACGACACGGTGCACGGCCGCGCCGAGCAGCGCGCCACCGCGGGTGAGGGCAAGCTCACGATCGCCGGCAAGGACATCAAGATCCTCGCCGAGAAAGAGCCCGGCAAGCTCCCCTGGAAGGACCTCGGCGTCGACATCGTCTTCGAGTGCACGGGCCTCTTCACCGACAAGGAGAAGTGCCAGCCGCACTTCGACGCCGGCGCCAAGAAGGTCATCGTCTCGGCCCCCGCCAAGAACCACGATCTCACCATCGTGATGGGCGTCAACCACGAGCTCTACGACACCTCGAAGCACCACCTGCTCTCGAACGGCTCGTGCACGACCAACTGCCTCGCCCCCGTCGCCAAGGTCCTGCACCAGGCGTTCGGCATCAAGCAGGGCCTCATGACCACGGTGCACTCGTACACGAACGATCAGGCCGTGCTCGACATCCCGCACCGCAAGGGCGACCTCCGCCGCGCGCGCGCCGCCGCCCAGAACATGATCCCGTCGTCGACCGGCGCCGCCAAGGCCCTCGCCGAGGTGGTCCCCGAGCTGAAGGGCAAGTTCGACGGCCAGGCCATTCGCGTCCCCACGATGGACGTGTCGGTCGTCGACCTCTCGTTCACCACCGAGAAGCCCATGTCGAAGGACGCCATCCACGCGGCCATCAAGGCGGCGTCCAAGGGCCCGATGAAGGGCATCCTCGGCTACACGGAGGAGCCGCTCGTCTCGAGCGACTTCATCGGCGATCCGCGCTCCTCGATCTTCGACGCCACCGTGACCCAGGTCCTCGGCGACAACTTCGCCAAGATCATGAGCTGGTACGACAACGAGTGGGGCTTCTCGAACCGCATGATCGACCTCGCGCAGCTCGTCGCCGCGAAGCTCTGA